In the genome of Vicia villosa cultivar HV-30 ecotype Madison, WI linkage group LG7, Vvil1.0, whole genome shotgun sequence, one region contains:
- the LOC131615702 gene encoding uncharacterized protein LOC131615702, which translates to MEHHPETDPGVGSSDNMNLEDMTIQDLVSVLRTAFLTEDFDSVEEVLVNRDKKLQTDILRLQEMVDLEKLTRLQAEEDLRNREQLCEKGKRAQNNYEKLLKQVKKNTNLADRDNNQELREKKNELELEVCELRKLKEKWVDDRSALAQLRVRVDVLENDNNALRLKNSELENDKIAFGLKNSELEKSMEKNIEALSDDVIADSEDSDEESDGDYEPPSKRSKNAQGASSTGVKNINVVVPPTNVQKQIVTQNKPKRKISATNATSNSFDSFRFISLVHQERYSKFLTNKEFWLEKNFQLEWDKFSDIQGMTVSRGWVKLTSFANEASKTLAKEFLANAYQDPAKENGNNENDLIQYTSFVRGKKVPFDGKTINQLLGLQNYEHCSFEARVAKGSTIYGEEASSTLYMPVINWVRNEDGTLRYILSSNLTPIAFAWIQFIYNTLIPCSNVSVLRGNKLALLLAIIRGEPVNVGRLLANHLRFTANSSSPTSYINHASLISKLCERVGVYPNKNEEMVKPLWPITAKCIEKYSISVDPHRQC; encoded by the exons ATGGAACATCATCCCGAAACCGACCCTGGAGTCGGTTCAAGTGACAACATGAACTTGGAAGACATGACCATTCAGGATCTGGTTTCTGTCTTGCGTACTGCATTTCTGACCGAAGACTTCGATAGTGTTGAAGAGGTTTTAGTCAATAGAGATAAGAAACTGCAAACAGATATTCTACGTCTTCAAGAGATGGTTGATTTGGAGAAGTTAACGAGGTTAcaagctgaggaagatttgaGGAATAGAGAACAACTATGTGAAAAAGGGAAAAGAGCACAAAATAACTATGAAAAATTGTTGAAACAAGTCAAGAAAAACACTAATTTAGCTGACAGAGACAATAATCAAGAGCTAAGAGAAAAGAAGAATGAATTGGAGCTGGAAGTTTGTGAGCTGAGAAAGTTGAAGGAAAAATGGGTAGATGATAGGAGTGCTCTTGCTCAGCTTAGAGTCAGAGTTGATGTTTTGGAAAATGACAATAATGCACTTAGGTTGAAAAATAGTGAGTTGGAGAATGATAAAATTGCCTTTGGGTTGAAAAATAGTGAGTTGGAGAAATCCATGGAGAAGAATATTGAGGCTCTTTCTGATGATGTGATTGCTGATTCTGAAGATAGTGATGAAGAGAGTGACGGGGACTACGAGCCACCCAGCAAAAGGAGTAAGAATGCTCAAGGTGCATCATCAACAGGTGTGAAGAATATCAATGTTGTTGTCCCTCCAACAAATGTGCAG AAACAAATTGTAACACAAAACAAACCAAAGAGAAAAATTTCTGCCACCAATGCCACATCTAACTCCTTTGATAGCTTCCGCTTCATTTCATTGGTCCATCAAGAGCGATACTCTAAGTTTCTGACCAACAAAGAGTTTTGGTTAGAAAAAAATTTCCAGTTGGAATGGGACAAATTCTCGGATATTCAAGGAATGACAGTATCCAGAGGATGGGTGAAATTGACATCGTTTGCAAATGAGGCTAGTAAAACATTAGCTAAAGAGTTCCTTGCAAATGCGTATCAGGATCCTGCAAAAGAAAATGGTAATAATGAGAATGATCTGATTCAATACACTAGTTTTGTCAGAGGGAAGAAGGTTCCGTTTGATGGTAAAACTATCAATCAATTGCTTGGGCTTCAGAACTATGAGCATTGTTCTTTTGAAGCAAGAGTGGCCAAGGGCTCTACGATTTATGGTGAGGAGGCTTCTAGTACCCTGTATATGCCCGTGATCAATTGGGTTAGGAACGAAGATGGAACACTTAGATATATCTTATCTTCTAACCTCACACCCATTGCTTTTGCATGGATACAATTTATTTATAATACCTTGATTCCATGTTCAAATGTGTCCGTCTTGAGAGGTAACAAACTAGCCTTGCTACTTGCAATCATTCGCGGTGAACCAGTCAATGTTGGCCGTCTCCTAGCAAATCACCTTAGGTTCACAGCAAACAGTTCTTCTCCCACAAGCTACATCAACCATGCATCATTGATCAGCAAGCTCTGCGAAAGGGTGGGGGTGTACCCTAACAAGAATGAAGAAATGGTGAAACCATTATGGCCAATCACCGCGAAATGTATAGAAAAGTATTCCATATCTGTTGATCCGCACAGGCAGTGCTAA
- the LOC131615703 gene encoding serine acetyltransferase 3, mitochondrial-like isoform X2 yields the protein MMRGRFLNFFLNPSPKKWSLLSQSHQFISVEANSKNLLPRDNGKIFTPSFIFIYGINTLHTTSSVVEHSEKEEVEDSMWMKMKEEAKVDVSVEPILSGYYHVSVLSHKSLESALANHLAVKLSSNDMKAVKERDPACITHVHCFLNFKGFLACQAHRIAHKLWSSGRKVLAVIIQNRVCEVFGVDIHPGARFGSGLLFDHATGIVVGETAVIGNDVSILHSVTLGGTGKAHGDRHPKIGDGVLIGAGTCILGNIKVGEGAKIGAGSVVIKDVPPRTTVVGNPAKLVGGKNNPIKLDKIPSHTMDHVSNIAEFYDYVI from the exons ATGATGAGAGGACGATTCCTCAATTTCTTTCTCAATCCATCACCAAAAAAATGGTCTCTTCTTTCTCAATCTCACCAATTCATCTCCGTTGAAGCAAATTCAAAGAACCTTTTACCTCGTGATAATGGAAAAATCTTCACACCAAGTTTCATCTTCATATATGGAATCAACACCTTGCATACTACTAGTTCAGTTGTGGAACACTCAGAAAAAGAAGAGGTTGAAGATTCCATGTGGATGAAGATGAAAGAAGAAGCTAAAGTTGATGTTTCTGTTGAACCTATTTTGTCTGGTTACTATCATGTTTCAGTTCTGTCTCATAAATCATTGGAAAGTGCTTTGGCGAATCACTTAGCTGTTAAGTTAAGCAGT AATGATATGAAAGCAGTCAAGGAAAGAGATCCTGCTTGTATAACTCATGTTCATTGTTTCTTGAATTTCAAAGGCTTTTTAGCATGTCAGGCTCATAGAATAGCTCATAAGTTGTGGTCAAGTGGAAGGAAGGTTTTGGCTGTTATAATTCAGAATCGAGTTTGTGAAGTTTTCGGAGTTGATATTCATCCGGGAGCTAGGTTCGGAAGTGGACTTTTGTTTGATCATGCGACGGGGATTGTGGTTGGAGAAACGGCTGTGATTGGAAACGATGTTTCGATTCTGCATAGTGTGACGTTGGGTGGGACGGGTAAGGCTCATGGCGATAGGCATCCGAAGATTGGCGATGGAGTGTTGATTGGTGCTGGGACTTGTATTTTGGGGAATATTAAGGTTGGTGAAGGTGCGAAAATTGGCGCTGGTTCGGTTGTGATTAAGGACGTGCCTCCGAGGACTACTGTGGTTGGGAATCCGGCGAAGTTGGTTGGAGGGAAGAACAATCCTATTAAGCTTGATAAGATTCCTAGCCATACTATGGATCATGTTTCAAATATTGCTGAGTTTTATGATTATGTTATTTAG
- the LOC131615703 gene encoding serine acetyltransferase 1, chloroplastic-like isoform X1, giving the protein MMRGRFLNFFLNPSPKKWSLLSQSHQFISVEANSKNLLPRDNGKIFTPSFIFIYGINTLHTTSSVVEHSEKEEVEDSMWMKMKEEAKVDVSVEPILSGYYHVSVLSHKSLESALANHLAVKLSSVSLPSTTLSDLFVGVLESDKDIMNAVKNDMKAVKERDPACITHVHCFLNFKGFLACQAHRIAHKLWSSGRKVLAVIIQNRVCEVFGVDIHPGARFGSGLLFDHATGIVVGETAVIGNDVSILHSVTLGGTGKAHGDRHPKIGDGVLIGAGTCILGNIKVGEGAKIGAGSVVIKDVPPRTTVVGNPAKLVGGKNNPIKLDKIPSHTMDHVSNIAEFYDYVI; this is encoded by the coding sequence ATGATGAGAGGACGATTCCTCAATTTCTTTCTCAATCCATCACCAAAAAAATGGTCTCTTCTTTCTCAATCTCACCAATTCATCTCCGTTGAAGCAAATTCAAAGAACCTTTTACCTCGTGATAATGGAAAAATCTTCACACCAAGTTTCATCTTCATATATGGAATCAACACCTTGCATACTACTAGTTCAGTTGTGGAACACTCAGAAAAAGAAGAGGTTGAAGATTCCATGTGGATGAAGATGAAAGAAGAAGCTAAAGTTGATGTTTCTGTTGAACCTATTTTGTCTGGTTACTATCATGTTTCAGTTCTGTCTCATAAATCATTGGAAAGTGCTTTGGCGAATCACTTAGCTGTTAAGTTAAGCAGTGTAAGTCTTCCTAGTACAACTCTTTCTGATTTATTTGTTGGAGTTTTGGAATCTGATAAAGATATTATGAATGCTGTGAAGAATGATATGAAAGCAGTCAAGGAAAGAGATCCTGCTTGTATAACTCATGTTCATTGTTTCTTGAATTTCAAAGGCTTTTTAGCATGTCAGGCTCATAGAATAGCTCATAAGTTGTGGTCAAGTGGAAGGAAGGTTTTGGCTGTTATAATTCAGAATCGAGTTTGTGAAGTTTTCGGAGTTGATATTCATCCGGGAGCTAGGTTCGGAAGTGGACTTTTGTTTGATCATGCGACGGGGATTGTGGTTGGAGAAACGGCTGTGATTGGAAACGATGTTTCGATTCTGCATAGTGTGACGTTGGGTGGGACGGGTAAGGCTCATGGCGATAGGCATCCGAAGATTGGCGATGGAGTGTTGATTGGTGCTGGGACTTGTATTTTGGGGAATATTAAGGTTGGTGAAGGTGCGAAAATTGGCGCTGGTTCGGTTGTGATTAAGGACGTGCCTCCGAGGACTACTGTGGTTGGGAATCCGGCGAAGTTGGTTGGAGGGAAGAACAATCCTATTAAGCTTGATAAGATTCCTAGCCATACTATGGATCATGTTTCAAATATTGCTGAGTTTTATGATTATGTTATTTAG